DNA sequence from the Bacillus pumilus genome:
ATCAAAAGTGAAAGCGATGATATAGAGAAGGGATGTTAGACATGAACTGGAGAGTATATTTATTAGCCGTTTCTACTTTTGCGGTTGGATTAGTTGAGCTTGTGGTCGGAGGCATTTTGCCAAGCCTTGCAGAGGATTTGAATGTATCGCTTGCGACAGCTGGGCAGCTTATCACCGTATTTGCCATTGTGTATGCCATTTCAGCACCTGTGCTGCTGACTGCCACAGCTAAAATTGAACGAAAGCGTCTTTATTTAATCGCGTTATTGGTGTTTACAATAGGGAATGTATTCACATATTTTAGTTCGACCTTTGCCCTTGTCATGATCTCTAGGGTATTGATCGCAATGAGTACAGCGCTAGTGGTGGTGTTATCATTGACGATCACTGCTAAGTTGGTGGAGCCAGCGCATCGTGCGAAGGCATTAGGTCTGATTTTTATTGGGATTAGTTCTTCACTTGTTCTCGGTGTACCGATCGGTATTTTTATTACAGAGAGCTTTGGCTGGAGAGTGATGTTTTTAGGAATCAGTATTTTATCAGCGATATCGATGGTGCTAATTTATTTCCTATTAGAGAAAATGCCTGTTGAAAAAGTGACACCTCTTAGAGAGCAAATTCGTGCTTTAGGGCATCCGAAAATTTTTAGTGCACACTTGATCAGTTTGTTTATGCTTGCAGGTCATTATATGCTTTATTCTTATTTCACTCCGTTTCTAATGGAAGTTCTGCATATGACCCCGTTCTGGATTAGTATTTGTTATTTGGTCTTCGGGCTTGCATCTATTGGCGGGAATGGGTTAGGCGGTTGGCTTAGTGACAAGCTGGGTTCAGGGAAAGCCATTTTGCTGGTGACAATTGCGTTTGCGGTTGTGTTGTTTATCATTCCTTATACAGCGGGTGTGTTTGTCCTCTTTATGATCATGGTTGTCCTATGGGGAGCTCTTAGCTGGGCATTGACGCCTGCCTTGCAGAGCTATTTGATTCAAACAGATCCTGTGACGTCTGATATTCAGCAAAGCTTAAATACATCGGCTTTGCAAATCGGTATCTCAATTGGATCAGCGGTTGGCGGTGTCCTATTTACGATGACCGGTTCATCTGTTGATCTGGCGAAGTTCGGTGCAGTGTTTGTACTGATTGCCTTTAGCTGTGCGGTGATTTCGTTGAAGAGACCACCACTTTATATGGATCGTCAGCATCGTGCTGAATAGCTGCCTCATGATAGGCAGCTTTTTTTATGTTCTATTTTACTCTATTCAAAAACAACCATTTCGCCGATTGGTTGAAAGCCGGCACGTTGGTAAATATTTTTGCCGTCCGCCGATGCTTGTAACAGGACGCGCTTCTGTTTGTTGTCTGTCTGGGTTAGAAGATAATGAAACATGTCACTGCCAAGTCCCTTTCCGCGGTGATCTGCCTTTGTGATGACATCATAAATACCGTAGCTATCGGTTGCTTCGAGTAATAAGCCTGTTGTGACCGGTTTGTGGTCTGCATATCCGACGAACATGCGAGCGCGTGATTGTATAGCTTCAAGCGAAAAACGCTGGAAATAGTTCTCTAAGGCGATAGCCTCCGGTGACTCTTTGAATAGCTCGATAAAGATATTTTTGTAATCAAGCAGTGTCTGGTCATCAAGTACTTCTTTGATTGTAAGTGGTGAAGATGTAGCTGGGTCAATGCCTTCTGTCTGTTCAAGCATCATGATGGTATTGCGTTCAACCTCTTCAAGCTGATATTTCTTTAGTAAATCAGTCCAATCAGGATGAAGCAAGCGGTGATCCACCCATGTGCTAAATAATAGTTTCTGTGACTGCAAGTATTCGATGGTTGCTTTCACTTTTTGCGGATCTTTAATTTGCGCTGATGTCGGTAATAGCAAATTGAATGTGTCTGTCGATATGTGAGTATTGGATAGTACGAAATCGTCCGTTGCGAGGAAGGTTCCGTTCACAGCTGAAGAAAACAGGTGGATCTTTTCTTCTAATTGGCGAATGGCGATGTGTTGTTCGGTTTTCATTAGCTCACCTTTTTCATCAAAAATTGGATGTCATCCCCTATGAATTATAGCAAATAAAAGAAAGAGAAGCTGTGACATCATAGATCATCTAGTAGAAAAGTACATATACCATTTTCGGGTCTTATGACCTATTATTTTTATCGCACTGACATTTCTTTTGACTCCTATCTTAATTATTAGTACCATTTTATTAACCAGTTAAGAGTGGAGGTTCAGATGGAGACTAAAGAGCAGATTGTATTAAAAGCGATTCAAGATCTGATTATTCATAGAGAAAAGAGAAGGAATGATCCAACAGATCCACTGATTACCACGACTGATACACTCAAGCAAGATTGGACACTCACACAGCTTCACATTTTATCGATGATTCAAGCCAATCCAAACGAATCAAATAATACATTTCTTTCTCAACAACTGAAACTATCAAAGCCCGCTATTACAAAAGCTGTGAAAAAACTAATCGATAAAGGCATGGTGGACTATTGCCACCGGCAAGGGGATAAAAAATCTGTCTACTATTCATTGACAGAGAAAGGCACGCAATTGGCGGCGCTGCATGATGAATTACATGAGAAAGCTGTCGCGTCCTACTTAGAATTTCTCCAGCAGTTTCATGAAGATGAATTACAAGTGATTGAGCGCTTTTTGAAGGCATGGAAAGAAAAAATATAGATTAAAAAAACCGAAACCATCGTAGAAAATGAGATGATTTCGGTTTTTTATATGGTAAAATTAACATATATTGACGTTATTCGTGATCATGTTAAAAGGGAGGGAGCTTCTTTGGGGAAAGAAATGATGGAAAATTTTAAAAAGTACGTATTCATAATGCCATTCGTGGGATTGTTTGTCAGCTTGATATTATTTGTTTATTTTTTTGGTATTGCAGGAGCTGGAGAACCGATTTGGGCTACTGCTTTGTATTGTGCTCTGCCCTTTTTGGTGAACACGATATGTTTTTTGCCATTATGTATTTATTTTAAAGTCAGAAAAAATAGTGAGGAACATTCATGATAGTGGTCAGCGCTTGTCTTGCTGGGTTGAAGGTCCGGTATAATGGTAGCCATCGATTAGATCAGCGAATCGAAGAGCTTGTGCAGGAAGGAAAGGCTGTGACAGTTTGTCCTGAACTGCTTGGCGGCTTCTCTACGCCTAGACCTCCCGCAGAAATCATTGGCGGAGATGGACATGATGTATTACGGGGACAGGCTGCTGTTGTAAATGTGCATGGAACTGATGTCACAGAGATGTATGTCAAAGGTGCGAAAACGGCGCTGGAACAGGTTCAGTCTCTGAAAGCAACAGCGGTTGTGCTAAAAGAGTATAGCCCTTCATGCGGGAGCCGAATGATTTACCAGGGAGAGTTTAATGGTAAGACAAAAGCGGGAGATGGTGTGACGTCCGCTTTGCTGAAACAGCACGGGATTCAAGTGTTCTCTGAAGAGGAGGATTGGATTTCGTTGTTTCAATAGGTGGTGCGAATAGAAGGAGGAGTTAGGTTGAAAAAGTGGATCATTGGTTTAGTTGTAGTCATTTTAATAGGAATTGGTATATATTTTATGATCAATGCCAAAACGTACTCATTTAATGATGTGGTCTCGATTGATCAAAATAAGGTGACTTCGATTCAAATTGAGCATGATCATAAACGTGTTGTTTTAGACAAGAAAGAAGACATTCAAAAGCTGTTGAAGGAACTTTCAGATGTGACAGTAAAGAAAACCAATGAAGCCACAAAAGCCACAAAAGAGTCTTATTGGATCAGGGTGTATGAGAATAAGAAGGAAACATACGGTCTGACATTCTATGATCAGGCATATTTAGAGACATATGATTTTTCTAAAAAGAAAGATCAAACAAGCGAATACCAAATCGTTGACGCCAATCAAGTCGATATAGGACAATATATCAAATAACACTAGCGAAAATTCATGCATGATCAATCGAAAATTCGGGTATAGTGCTTGGTAAGCAAAAATGAAGCGGAGGTTTGTTTGATGAGTGGATTAACAGATACAGTCACATTAGCAAACGGAGTAAAAATGCCGAAGCTAGGCTTCGGTGTATGGCAAGTAAAAGATGGGGATGAGGCTGTAAATGCAGTCACAGACGCTCTTGAAGCGGGCTACCGCAGCATTGATACAGCAGCTGCCTATCAAAATGAAGAAGGGGTAGGCAAAGCCATTCAGCAATCAGGCATCTCTCGCGATGATCTGTTTATTACGACAAAGGTGTGGAATCGTGATCAAGGCTATGAAGCAACACTTGAAGCCTTTGAAACAAGTATGAACAAGCTTGGGCTAGATGTATTAGACCTTTATTTAATTCATTGGCCGGTTGAAGGTAAATATAAAGAAACTTGGAAAGCACTAGAGAAGCTGTATAAGGATGGACGTGTTCGAGCCATCGGTGTGTGTAACTTCCATCAGCACCATTTAGATGATCTATTAGAAGAAGCAGAAGTTGTGCCAATGGTTAATCAAATCGAGCTGCATCCAAAGCTGACGCAGGAGCCTTTACGAGACTACTGCAAGGAGAAAGGGATTCATGTAGAAGCGTGGTCACCATTAGGCAGCGGGAAGCTGCTGAACCATCCTGTTCTTCAGGATATTGCGAAAAAACATGACAAATCTGTGGCTCAAGTCATTCTTCGCTGGGACTTGCAGCATGGTATTATCACCATTCCAAAATCTGTGACGAAGAGTCGAATCATCGAAAACACACAAGTCTTCGATTTCGAACTGTCCGCACATGACATGGGCGTCATCGATCAGCTTAATGAAGATGAGCGCACAGGTCCAGATCCAGATAACTTTGATTTTTAATCGAAAGGAAAGCACAGGTGGGATGCCTGTGCTTTTCTTATTGAACGATTTTATGAGGCTGATACGTTTTCAATGACTTGAATGGCATCGACAATTTGCTCTTTGGAATAGTCTCCAATCAAGCAAAAGGTTTCGTCTATACGTGCAGCATGGCTTGCCACTGTTTCTGCGGCTTCTTCCAGCTGAGCTGTGATGCCAAGCTCACGCATATTTCTAGGTAATCCGAGTGTTTCATAAAGCTCAAGTAATTCTTCTACTTCGCTCATTCGATTTTCTGCGGCAAGCTGAACAAGAATGCCATAGGCCACTTTTTGACCATGTAACATATGGTGCGTTTCCTCAATAAACGTCAATCCGTTATGGATGGCGTGGGCTCCTGCCATTCTTCCGTAGCGTCCTCCGTAGCCGCCGACCGTGCCAGCTAATGTAATAATGGTATCCGTTACATCTGCAAATGCTTGCGAAAGCTGACCCGTTTGCAAGCTGTGGACAGCTTCTTCGCTATGGGAAACAAGAATATCCCTCACGTATACCGCCTGTTTTAGTGCTGCATGCACCATGAGCGGCAAGGAATCCTTTGCATTTCGAATAATGGCTTCCGCTTCATACCATTTGGCCAGCGTATCTCCAATCCCACTTTGAAGGTAGGAAAGAGGAGACGAGAGCAAAAATGTATGATCAATGAGGGTGAGGTAGCTGGACCGCTTATGGTAATCGACTCTCATGAAATTCCCCTTTTCATCGTAAATGACGCTAAGAGGTGTAGATGCAGCACATGTCCCCGGGATGGTTGGAACCATGATCACTTCAATTTGAAGAGCCTCTGCTACTGACTTGGCGGTGTCTAAAATCGTGCCGCCTCCGATCCCGATTATCACATCTGCCTCTTGCAGTTCTTCCGCGATTCGAGTGATGGCATTGGGTGAACTGTATCCTTTGTGCTGAACAACAGGCCAATATGGCGGAAGTTTTGTGTACTGTGAAAAAGCATGAAATGAATCATATCCCGTCACGACAGCGGGCGACTGGAAGGATGGAGAAACAAGTGAATCGAGTTCATGATAAATGCCTTTTTGAGAAATAAATTGGTTTGGACCGCTTCTGACGATATCTTCTGGCTGGATCATTGCGTTCTGCTCCTTTACAACATCATATTTCATAAATCATCTCATTTTACTGAAAGTTCTGTCAAATATGAGAAGAAAGACCCTTCCGTTTTATGGAATTGAGCCGCTGTCATTGCCTTTAGGTATGTATTTCCTGTATGATAAAGAACGGTATGTTCTCATTAAATTTAAGAGGTGTTTATATATATGGAAAAACAATATCGTGTCTTACTTTACTATCAATATGTCCCCATCGAGGACCCAGAGACGTTTACAGCAGAGCATCTAGCATTCTGTAAGGAGCTTGGTTTGTTAGGTCGTATCCTTATCTCAGCAGAAGGCATAAACGGAACGGTTTCTGGTACCATTGAGCAAACGGACAAGTACATGCAAGCATTAAAGGAAGATCCGCGCTTTGCGTCTATGCCGATCAAAATTGACGAAGCAGACGGTCATGCGTTTAAAAAAATGCACGTCCGCCATCGAAATGAACTAGTGAATCTGAGCCTTGAAGATGATGTGAACCCGTTAGAATTAACAGGTAAGCATCTTAGCCCGGTTGAATTTTACGAGCAAATGCAATCACCTGATACCGTTGTGATAGATGCACGTAATGATTACGAGTTTGATGTCGGCCACTTTAGAGGGGCAGTTCGTCCTGATATTGAGACATTCCGCGAATTACCGGAGTGGATTCGTGACAATAAAGAGATTCTTGAAGGGAAAAAAATCCTGACGTATTGCACAGGCGGCGTACGCTGTGAGAAATTCTCAGGCTGGTTAAAGCGTGAAGGCTTTGAAGATGTCTCTCAGCTTGACGGCGGAATAGTCACGTATGGAAAAGATCCAGAAGTTCAAGGGAAGCTTTGGGATGGTCAATGCTATGTGTTTGATACTCGTTTA
Encoded proteins:
- a CDS encoding MFS transporter; translation: MNWRVYLLAVSTFAVGLVELVVGGILPSLAEDLNVSLATAGQLITVFAIVYAISAPVLLTATAKIERKRLYLIALLVFTIGNVFTYFSSTFALVMISRVLIAMSTALVVVLSLTITAKLVEPAHRAKALGLIFIGISSSLVLGVPIGIFITESFGWRVMFLGISILSAISMVLIYFLLEKMPVEKVTPLREQIRALGHPKIFSAHLISLFMLAGHYMLYSYFTPFLMEVLHMTPFWISICYLVFGLASIGGNGLGGWLSDKLGSGKAILLVTIAFAVVLFIIPYTAGVFVLFMIMVVLWGALSWALTPALQSYLIQTDPVTSDIQQSLNTSALQIGISIGSAVGGVLFTMTGSSVDLAKFGAVFVLIAFSCAVISLKRPPLYMDRQHRAE
- a CDS encoding GNAT family N-acetyltransferase — its product is MKTEQHIAIRQLEEKIHLFSSAVNGTFLATDDFVLSNTHISTDTFNLLLPTSAQIKDPQKVKATIEYLQSQKLLFSTWVDHRLLHPDWTDLLKKYQLEEVERNTIMMLEQTEGIDPATSSPLTIKEVLDDQTLLDYKNIFIELFKESPEAIALENYFQRFSLEAIQSRARMFVGYADHKPVTTGLLLEATDSYGIYDVITKADHRGKGLGSDMFHYLLTQTDNKQKRVLLQASADGKNIYQRAGFQPIGEMVVFE
- a CDS encoding MarR family transcriptional regulator; the protein is METKEQIVLKAIQDLIIHREKRRNDPTDPLITTTDTLKQDWTLTQLHILSMIQANPNESNNTFLSQQLKLSKPAITKAVKKLIDKGMVDYCHRQGDKKSVYYSLTEKGTQLAALHDELHEKAVASYLEFLQQFHEDELQVIERFLKAWKEKI
- a CDS encoding DUF523 domain-containing protein, with the translated sequence MIVVSACLAGLKVRYNGSHRLDQRIEELVQEGKAVTVCPELLGGFSTPRPPAEIIGGDGHDVLRGQAAVVNVHGTDVTEMYVKGAKTALEQVQSLKATAVVLKEYSPSCGSRMIYQGEFNGKTKAGDGVTSALLKQHGIQVFSEEEDWISLFQ
- a CDS encoding DUF5301 domain-containing protein codes for the protein MKKWIIGLVVVILIGIGIYFMINAKTYSFNDVVSIDQNKVTSIQIEHDHKRVVLDKKEDIQKLLKELSDVTVKKTNEATKATKESYWIRVYENKKETYGLTFYDQAYLETYDFSKKKDQTSEYQIVDANQVDIGQYIK
- a CDS encoding aldo/keto reductase; the protein is MSGLTDTVTLANGVKMPKLGFGVWQVKDGDEAVNAVTDALEAGYRSIDTAAAYQNEEGVGKAIQQSGISRDDLFITTKVWNRDQGYEATLEAFETSMNKLGLDVLDLYLIHWPVEGKYKETWKALEKLYKDGRVRAIGVCNFHQHHLDDLLEEAEVVPMVNQIELHPKLTQEPLRDYCKEKGIHVEAWSPLGSGKLLNHPVLQDIAKKHDKSVAQVILRWDLQHGIITIPKSVTKSRIIENTQVFDFELSAHDMGVIDQLNEDERTGPDPDNFDF
- a CDS encoding iron-containing alcohol dehydrogenase family protein is translated as MQPEDIVRSGPNQFISQKGIYHELDSLVSPSFQSPAVVTGYDSFHAFSQYTKLPPYWPVVQHKGYSSPNAITRIAEELQEADVIIGIGGGTILDTAKSVAEALQIEVIMVPTIPGTCAASTPLSVIYDEKGNFMRVDYHKRSSYLTLIDHTFLLSSPLSYLQSGIGDTLAKWYEAEAIIRNAKDSLPLMVHAALKQAVYVRDILVSHSEEAVHSLQTGQLSQAFADVTDTIITLAGTVGGYGGRYGRMAGAHAIHNGLTFIEETHHMLHGQKVAYGILVQLAAENRMSEVEELLELYETLGLPRNMRELGITAQLEEAAETVASHAARIDETFCLIGDYSKEQIVDAIQVIENVSAS
- a CDS encoding rhodanese-related sulfurtransferase, with translation MEKQYRVLLYYQYVPIEDPETFTAEHLAFCKELGLLGRILISAEGINGTVSGTIEQTDKYMQALKEDPRFASMPIKIDEADGHAFKKMHVRHRNELVNLSLEDDVNPLELTGKHLSPVEFYEQMQSPDTVVIDARNDYEFDVGHFRGAVRPDIETFRELPEWIRDNKEILEGKKILTYCTGGVRCEKFSGWLKREGFEDVSQLDGGIVTYGKDPEVQGKLWDGQCYVFDTRLTVPVNQTEHVVVGKDFFTGEPCERYVNCANPACNRKMIATEESEHKYMRSCSHECRTSERNLYVKQHNLSEEEVQERLAVIEQEQAISQG